A single genomic interval of Bradyrhizobium sp. sBnM-33 harbors:
- a CDS encoding helix-turn-helix domain-containing protein — protein MRRGAAIRRARLESGLTLGDGASAACISVRMISRFETRQSTVSIVLLESFCARLGNDLGVFP, from the coding sequence ATGAGAAGGGGGGCTGCCATTCGGCGTGCCCGGCTCGAGAGCGGGCTTACGCTTGGCGATGGTGCATCGGCAGCATGTATTTCAGTCCGGATGATCAGTCGGTTCGAAACGAGGCAATCGACCGTCAGCATTGTGCTGCTTGAAAGTTTCTGCGCGAGATTAGGTAATGACCTGGGCGTTTTTCCGTGA
- a CDS encoding Lrp/AsnC family transcriptional regulator: protein MQYDRIDARILEIVQKNNRLTSEVIGALAGLSATACQRRLKRLRSEGIIEADVSIVSPKAVGRPIQMLVLVTMERERSDIIDRFKKAIRSSVEIVNGFYVTGDADFVLYVTAPTMEDYEEFTRRFFYVNPDIKSFKTMVVLDRVKAGFAVPVEAPSEN, encoded by the coding sequence ATGCAATACGATCGGATAGACGCCCGCATCCTCGAGATTGTGCAAAAGAACAACCGCCTAACTTCCGAGGTGATCGGCGCACTAGCAGGGCTTTCTGCTACCGCGTGTCAACGACGACTGAAGAGGCTCCGTTCGGAGGGCATTATCGAGGCCGATGTTTCAATCGTTTCGCCGAAAGCGGTGGGCAGACCTATTCAAATGCTGGTGCTGGTGACCATGGAGCGAGAGCGTTCAGATATAATCGATAGATTCAAGAAGGCCATCAGATCGTCCGTTGAGATCGTCAACGGCTTCTACGTCACCGGCGACGCGGATTTTGTCCTATACGTTACCGCGCCCACAATGGAAGATTATGAGGAGTTCACTCGGCGGTTCTTCTATGTGAACCCGGACATTAAGAGCTTCAAGACGATGGTCGTATTGGATCGCGTAAAGGCGGGCTTTGCTGTTCCCGTTGAAGCACCATCCGAGAATTGA
- a CDS encoding transposase, which yields MAESVEEGANISEVARRNGVSRGLLTVWRRQVAAAVAGKPPNFVPIQIGAESGGGTAGESERISPVQTKPLEISAPRAKACGVIEIEVSGARIRGEPGVELATLSTVLAALRGIR from the coding sequence GTGGCGGAGAGCGTTGAGGAGGGTGCGAACATCTCCGAGGTGGCGCGGCGCAATGGCGTTTCCCGCGGGCTGCTTACGGTGTGGCGACGCCAAGTTGCGGCGGCGGTAGCGGGCAAGCCGCCAAACTTCGTGCCGATCCAAATTGGTGCCGAGAGCGGTGGCGGGACAGCAGGCGAGTCCGAGCGTATTTCGCCGGTACAAACGAAGCCTTTGGAGATCAGCGCGCCGCGGGCCAAGGCCTGCGGGGTGATCGAGATCGAGGTGAGCGGGGCGCGCATCCGGGGCGAGCCGGGCGTGGAGCTGGCGACGCTGTCGACCGTGCTGGCAGCGCTTCGGGGCATCCGGTGA
- the tnpB gene encoding IS66 family insertion sequence element accessory protein TnpB (TnpB, as the term is used for proteins encoded by IS66 family insertion elements, is considered an accessory protein, since TnpC, encoded by a neighboring gene, is a DDE family transposase.): MDRVKLLAWDCSGMVLVTKWLHQGRFTWPPVRDGVVHLSATQLAMLLDYPCECPSS, encoded by the coding sequence ATGGACAGAGTGAAGCTTCTGGCGTGGGACTGCAGCGGCATGGTGCTGGTGACGAAGTGGCTGCACCAGGGACGCTTTACCTGGCCGCCCGTCCGCGACGGCGTGGTGCATCTAAGTGCGACGCAGCTCGCGATGCTGCTCGACTATCCATGCGAATGCCCCTCCTCGTGA